The following DNA comes from Magnetospirillum sp. WYHS-4.
ACCTGAAGGCGCTCCGCGAGGGACTGGCTCCGGTGCCGCCCGTCCCCGACATCCTGCGCAAGGAAGTGGAGGAACGCCACGATCGGATCGGCGGCGCCGCCTTCCGCGCCGAGCTGGCCACCCTCGATCCCGAGACGGCGGCCCGCCTGCCCGATGGCGACCGCCAGCGCCTGGTGCGGGCCTTCGCGGTGGCGAAGGCGACCGGCCGGCCGCTGGCCGCCTGGAAACGCGAAGCCCCGGCCGCCGAGGCACCGGTACCCGGCCCCTTCCTGACCCTGGCGCTCGATCCGCCGCGCGACGTTCTTTATGCCGCCTGCGACGTCCGCTTCGGCCGCATGCTGGAAGAAGGGGCGCTGGCGGAAGCCGAGGCCCTGCTGGCCTTGAACCTCGATCCCGCCCTGCCGGCCATGAAGGCGGTCGGACTGCCCGAACTCGCCCGCTTCCTCGCCGGCGACGGAAGCCTGGAGGAAGCCGCCGCCAAGGCTCGTCAGGCCACCCGCAACTACGCCAAGCGGCAATGCACCTGGCTGCGCCATCAGCTCCGGGCCGACCTGGTCCTCGGCGAGCAATATTCGGAAAGCCTGAAGCCGAAAATCTTTTCATTTATTCGCCGGTTTTTGTTGACCGAGGGCTTTTGACCGACTAGGGTTGCGCCGCGAAAGACCGCCCGGGCCGCCCCGGGCGGCGCCGTTTGGAAAGGAAAGGATCATGGCGAAGGAAGAGTTCTCGGGGGCGGAAATCGTCTTGAAGGCCCTGAAGGACCAAGGGGTGGACACGATGTTCGGCTATCCGGGCGGCGTCACCCTGCCGTTGTACGACGAGATCTACAAGCAGAACGCGTTGCGCCACGTGCTGACCCGCCACGAGCAGGGCGCCTTGCATGCGGCCGAGGGCTACGCGCGCTCCACCGGCAAGGTGGGGGTGGCGCTGGTCACTTCCGGCCCCGGCGCGACCAACACGGTGACCGGGCTCACCGACGCCATGATGGACTCCATCCCGCTCGTCTGCCTGACCGGCCAAGTCCCGACCCAGCTGATCGGCAACGACGCCTTCCAGGAAGCCGACATCACCGGCATCACCCGGTCCTGCACCAAGCACAACTACCTGGTCAAGGACACCGCCAACCTGGCCCGCGTCCTGCACGAAGCCTTCTTCGTCGCCCGCAACGGCCGGCCCGGCCCGGTGGTGGTCGACCTGCCCAAGGACGTGCTGATGGGCCATGCCGCCTACATTCCTCCGGCCAAGGCCAAGCCGCGCAGCTACAACCCGCGGGTCAAGGGCGATGCGCGCCAGATCGAGAAGGCCGTCAAGATGATGGCCAAGGCCAAGCGCCCGATCGTCTACGCCGGCGGCGGGGTCATCAACTCCGGCCCCAACGCCTGCCGCCTGCTGGCCGAACTGGTGCACAAGACGGGCTTTCCCTGCACGCTGACCCTGATGGGCCTGGGCGCCTTCCCGGCGTCGGACAAGCAGTTCCTGGGCATGCTGGGCATGCACGGCACCTACGAAGCCAACATGGCGATGTACGAATCCGACCTGATCGTCTGCATCGGCGCCCGCTTCGACGACCGCGTCACCGGCACGATCAGCGGCTTCGCGCCGCATGCCCAGAAGATCCACGTGGACATCGATCCTTCGTCGATCAACAAGAACGTGCTGGTCGACGTGCCCATCGTCGGCGACGCCGGCTACGTCATCGAGGACATGCTGAAGGTCTGGAAGTCCCTGCAGGGCGAGACCGACGCCAAGGCCATGAAGGCCTGGTGGAAGACCGTCGAAGGCTGGCGGGCCCGCAAGTGCCTGGCCTACAAGAAGGATGGCAAGCTGGCCAAGCCCCAGTTCGTGCTGGAGGAACTGCGCGATCTGTGCCGCGGCAAGGACGCCTACTTCGTCACCGACGTGGGCCAGCACCAGATGTGGTCGGCCCAATACCTGGACCTGGAAGAACCCAACCGCTGGATGACCTCGGGCGGGCTGGGCACCATGGGCTACGGCCTGCCGGCGGCCCTGGGCGTGCAGATCGCCCATCCCAACGCCATCGTCGCCTGCGTCAGTTCGGAATGTTCCATCCAGATGAACCTGCAGGAGTTCGCCACCGCCGTGCAGTACAAGCTGCCGGTCAAGGTGGTGCTGCTCAACAACGGCTTCATGGGCATGGTGCGCCAGTGGCAGGAACTCTTCTACGGCGAGCGCTATTCCGAAAGCCGGATGGATGTCCATCCCGACTTCGTCAAGCTGGCGGACGCCTTCGGGGCCTTGGGCCTGCGGGCCAACACCCCCGGCGAGGTGCGCGGCGTGCTGGAGAAGATGCTCAAGCACGACGGCCCCGTCATCGTCGACGTGCGCATCGATCCGACCGAGAACGTCTTCCCGATGATCCCGGCCGGACACGCCCATAACGACATGATCCTCGGGCCCGGTGACACCGACGTCACCAGCGGCGACGAGGAAGACGTCGTCCTGGCCTGAGGAGGGGAAGACCCGTGACCGACAAGAAGGAAATCCGCTTCCATACCATCGCCGTCCTGGTCGACAACGAACCGGGCGTATTGGCGCGCGTGGTCGGCCTGTTCTCGGGCCGCGGCTACAACATCGAGAGCCTGACCGTGGCCGTGGTCAATGCCGAGGCCAGCCTGTCGCGCATCACCATCGTCACCTCGGGTACGCTCCAGGTGATCGAGCAGATCAAGGCCCAACTGGGACGCCTGGTGCCGGTGCACAACGTCCAGGACCTGACCATGGACGGCCCGCATGTGGAGCGCGAGCTGGCCCTGGTCAAGGTGCGCGGCATGGCCGAGAAGCGAAGCGAGGCCCTGCAGATCGCCACCATCTTCCGGGCCCGCCCCGTGGACACCACGGGCGAGTCCTTCGTATTCGAGATCGTCGGCGACACCGACAAGGTGGACGCCTTCATCAAGCTGATGGAGCCGCTGGGGCTGGTCGACGTGGCCCGCACCGGCGTGGTCGCCATGGCCCGCGGCGCCGCCGCGGTGCTGGGCATGGAATAGCTAGCTTACTTAAGAGGGGTACAGGACCATGCGGGTCTATTACGATCGCGATGCCGACGTGAAGCTCATCAAGAAGAAGAAGGTGGCCGTCGTCGGCTACGGCAGCCAGGGCCACGCCCACGTGCTGAACATGCGCGATTCCGGCGTCAAGGACGTGGCGGTGGCGTTGCGCGAGGATTCTCCGTCCCGCGCCAAGGCGGAAAAGGAAAAGCTCAAGATCCTGACCCCGAAGGAAGCCGCCAAGTGGGCCGACGTGGTCATGGTCCTGGTGCCCGACGAGTTGCAGGCCAAGCTGTGGCGCGACGAACTGGCCCCCAACATGAAGAAGGGCGCGGCGCTCGCCTTCGCCCACGGCCTGAACATCCACTTCCGCCTGATCGAGCCCCGTCCCGACCTGGACGTGTTCATGATCGCGCCCAAGGGCCCCGGCCACACGGTGCGCGGCGAATACGCCAAGGGCGGCGGCGTGCCCTGCCTGGTGGCGGTGCACCAGAACGCGTCCGGCAACGCCCTGGAAATCGCGCTGTCCTACGCTTCCGCCATCGGCGGCGGCCGGTCGGGCATCATCGAGACCACCTTCCGCGAGGAATGCGAGACCGACCTGTTCGGCGAGCAGGCGGTGCTCTGCGGCGGCCTCACCAGCCTCATCAAGGCCGGCTACGAGACCCTGACCGAGGCCGGTTACGCCCCCGAAATGGCCTATTTCGAGTGCCTGCACGAGGTCAAGTTGATCGTCGATTTGATCTACGAGGCCGGCATGGCCAACATGCGCTATTCGATCTCCAACACGGCCGAATATGGCGACTACGTCTCCGGCCCGCGCCTGATCGACGCCTCGGTGAAGGCGCGCATGAAGGAAGTTCTGGACGACATCCAGTCGGGTCGCTTCGTCAAGGACTGGATGCTGGAATGCCAGGCCGGGCAGCCCAGCTTCAAGGCCATGCGCCGCATCAACGCCGAACACGACATCGAAAAGGTCGGCGAGAAGCTGCGCGCCATGATGCCCTGGATCGGCAAGAACAAGCTGGTCGACAAGTCGCGCAACTAGACCCGGCCGGAAGACGGCATCACAGGAAGCTGTATGGGTCCACGTCCACCTGGACCCGCAGCTTGCGGGAATGGGGAACGGCCGCCAGCCAGGCTTGCAGGACCGCCTGCACGTTGACGTCCTTGCGCGCCTTCAGGAGCAGCCGATAGCGGTGGCGACCGCGCAACAGGGCCAACGGCGCCGGGGCCGGTCCCAGAACCTGGATGCCTTCTTCCCGCGGGGCGGCGCGGCCCAGCGCCCGGGCGACGGCCTCGACCGCAGACAGTTCCTCGCCCGAGACGATCAGCGCCGCCAAGCGCCCGAAGGGCGGCATGCCCGCTTCCTGGCGGCCCTTGGCCTCCACCTCCAGGAAACGTTCGCGATCCCCCGCCGCCAGGGCCTGCATGACCGCATGATTGGGCATGGTCGTCTGCAGCAGCACCCGCCCCGGCCGCTGGGCCCGGCCCGCCCGGCCCGCCACCTGATAGAGCAGTTGGAAGGTCCGTTCCGCCGCCCTGAGGTCGCCCCCTTCCAGGCCCAGGTCGGCATCCACCACGCCCACCAGGGTCAACATGGGGAAGTGGTAACCCTTGGCGACGATCTGGGTGCCGACCACCAGATCGACCTCGTGGTCCTCGATGCGCCGCACCAGTTCGGCGGCGGCCTTGGGGCCGGTGACCGTGTCGCTGGCGGCGATCAGATGGCGGACGTCGGGGAACAGGCGGGCGACTTCCTCCCCCAGGCGCTCGACACCGGGCCCGCAGGCGGCCAGGCTGTCTTCCGCCTGGCAGGACGGACAGCGCTCCGGCATGCGAACGGCATGGCCGCAGTGGTGGCAGAGCAGACGCTTGGCCTGCCGGTGCTCGACCAGCCAGGCGGTGCAACGCGGGCACTGGAAGCGATGCCCGCAGGCCCGGCAGAGGGTCAGGGGCGCGTAGCCCCGCCTGTTCAGGAACAGCATGGCCTGCTCGCCCAAGGCGAAGGTGGCCTTCAGGGCATCGACCAGAGGCGGCGACAGCCAG
Coding sequences within:
- the ilvN gene encoding acetolactate synthase small subunit, translated to MTDKKEIRFHTIAVLVDNEPGVLARVVGLFSGRGYNIESLTVAVVNAEASLSRITIVTSGTLQVIEQIKAQLGRLVPVHNVQDLTMDGPHVERELALVKVRGMAEKRSEALQIATIFRARPVDTTGESFVFEIVGDTDKVDAFIKLMEPLGLVDVARTGVVAMARGAAAVLGME
- a CDS encoding primosomal protein N' — its product is GPAVVKGLVDAGALRVLQVAARPPLPRPDWAHPGPTLSDAQDVAAADLAAKVADGFSVTLLDGVPGSGKTEVYFHAVAEALRRGRQVLVLLPEIALTAQWLDRFRDRFGAPPAVWHSDLAMGLRRQTWRAVAEGRAGVVVGARSALFLPFANLGLVVVDEEHDAAFKQEEVVIYNARDMAVVRARLGEIPVVLASATPSLETVVNVRQGRYGLSHLPDRHAGAELPGVALIDLIKAPPPRGHWLSPPLVDALKATFALGEQAMLFLNRRGYAPLTLCRACGHRFQCPRCTAWLVEHRQAKRLLCHHCGHAVRMPERCPSCQAEDSLAACGPGVERLGEEVARLFPDVRHLIAASDTVTGPKAAAELVRRIEDHEVDLVVGTQIVAKGYHFPMLTLVGVVDADLGLEGGDLRAAERTFQLLYQVAGRAGRAQRPGRVLLQTTMPNHAVMQALAAGDRERFLEVEAKGRQEAGMPPFGRLAALIVSGEELSAVEAVARALGRAAPREEGIQVLGPAPAPLALLRGRHRYRLLLKARKDVNVQAVLQAWLAAVPHSRKLRVQVDVDPYSFL
- the ilvC gene encoding ketol-acid reductoisomerase; protein product: MRVYYDRDADVKLIKKKKVAVVGYGSQGHAHVLNMRDSGVKDVAVALREDSPSRAKAEKEKLKILTPKEAAKWADVVMVLVPDELQAKLWRDELAPNMKKGAALAFAHGLNIHFRLIEPRPDLDVFMIAPKGPGHTVRGEYAKGGGVPCLVAVHQNASGNALEIALSYASAIGGGRSGIIETTFREECETDLFGEQAVLCGGLTSLIKAGYETLTEAGYAPEMAYFECLHEVKLIVDLIYEAGMANMRYSISNTAEYGDYVSGPRLIDASVKARMKEVLDDIQSGRFVKDWMLECQAGQPSFKAMRRINAEHDIEKVGEKLRAMMPWIGKNKLVDKSRN
- the miaA gene encoding tRNA (adenosine(37)-N6)-dimethylallyltransferase MiaA produces the protein MDAPVVIVAGPTASGKSALAVDIALEFGGEVVNADSMQVYRELHALTARPSPAEEAKVPHRLFGVLPAAQACSVARWLELARPTIAEVRAAGRLPVVVGGTGLYLKALREGLAPVPPVPDILRKEVEERHDRIGGAAFRAELATLDPETAARLPDGDRQRLVRAFAVAKATGRPLAAWKREAPAAEAPVPGPFLTLALDPPRDVLYAACDVRFGRMLEEGALAEAEALLALNLDPALPAMKAVGLPELARFLAGDGSLEEAAAKARQATRNYAKRQCTWLRHQLRADLVLGEQYSESLKPKIFSFIRRFLLTEGF
- the ilvB gene encoding biosynthetic-type acetolactate synthase large subunit, which produces MAKEEFSGAEIVLKALKDQGVDTMFGYPGGVTLPLYDEIYKQNALRHVLTRHEQGALHAAEGYARSTGKVGVALVTSGPGATNTVTGLTDAMMDSIPLVCLTGQVPTQLIGNDAFQEADITGITRSCTKHNYLVKDTANLARVLHEAFFVARNGRPGPVVVDLPKDVLMGHAAYIPPAKAKPRSYNPRVKGDARQIEKAVKMMAKAKRPIVYAGGGVINSGPNACRLLAELVHKTGFPCTLTLMGLGAFPASDKQFLGMLGMHGTYEANMAMYESDLIVCIGARFDDRVTGTISGFAPHAQKIHVDIDPSSINKNVLVDVPIVGDAGYVIEDMLKVWKSLQGETDAKAMKAWWKTVEGWRARKCLAYKKDGKLAKPQFVLEELRDLCRGKDAYFVTDVGQHQMWSAQYLDLEEPNRWMTSGGLGTMGYGLPAALGVQIAHPNAIVACVSSECSIQMNLQEFATAVQYKLPVKVVLLNNGFMGMVRQWQELFYGERYSESRMDVHPDFVKLADAFGALGLRANTPGEVRGVLEKMLKHDGPVIVDVRIDPTENVFPMIPAGHAHNDMILGPGDTDVTSGDEEDVVLA